From the genome of Mycetocola spongiae, one region includes:
- a CDS encoding DNA repair helicase XPB, with protein MSDGPLIVQSDRTVLLEVAHPLAEDARHELAVFAELERAPEHIHTYRITRLGLWNARAAGHSAEDMIGTLERFSKFAIPPSVTLDIADTVNRYGRLVIERDAEGALILRSEDEAVLAEVAGSKRIAPLLIGNPTPGTYLVEPWARGQLKQDLVKIGWPAEDLAGYTPGTPHEITLHQDGWELRGYQQKAIDNFFAGGSGVVVLPCGAGKTLVGAGAMATAGTNTLILVTNTVSARQWRDELLRRTSLTEEEIGEYSGQTKEVKPVTIATYQILTARRKGEYAHLALLDAMDWGLVVYDEVHLLPAPVFKLTAELQARRRLGLTATLVREDGREGDVFSLIGPKRFDAPWKEIEAQGFISPAECFEVRVDLPHGDRMAYAAAADEDRYRLAATAQAKLPIVRRLLERHRGERILIIGQYLDQIDEIAEALGVPQLTGSTDVDERERLFQAFRVGEIEVLVVSKVANFSVDLPEASVAIQVSGSFGSRQEEAQRLGRLLRPKESGKTAHFYTLVARDTLDQDFALNRQRFLAEQGYSYTILDSDSAELDAPPVGAGDDAAALLR; from the coding sequence ATGTCAGACGGCCCCCTCATTGTCCAGAGCGATCGCACGGTCCTGCTCGAAGTAGCCCACCCCCTCGCCGAGGATGCGCGCCACGAGCTTGCGGTATTTGCCGAGCTGGAGCGCGCGCCCGAGCATATCCATACCTATCGGATCACCCGGCTGGGGCTGTGGAACGCGCGTGCCGCGGGGCATAGCGCGGAGGACATGATCGGCACGCTGGAGCGCTTCTCCAAGTTTGCGATCCCGCCGAGCGTGACCCTGGATATCGCCGATACCGTGAACCGCTATGGCCGCCTCGTGATCGAGCGCGATGCCGAGGGTGCGCTGATTCTGCGCTCCGAGGACGAGGCGGTCCTCGCGGAGGTCGCCGGGTCCAAGCGCATCGCACCGCTGCTAATCGGCAACCCCACACCCGGCACCTATCTGGTGGAGCCGTGGGCGCGCGGGCAGCTGAAGCAGGACCTCGTGAAGATCGGCTGGCCCGCGGAGGATCTCGCGGGTTATACCCCGGGTACCCCGCACGAGATCACGCTGCACCAGGACGGCTGGGAGCTGCGCGGTTATCAGCAGAAGGCGATCGATAATTTTTTTGCGGGCGGCTCGGGTGTGGTGGTGCTGCCCTGTGGCGCCGGCAAGACCCTGGTGGGCGCGGGGGCCATGGCCACCGCGGGCACCAATACGCTGATCCTCGTGACCAATACGGTCTCGGCGAGGCAGTGGCGCGATGAGCTCCTGCGCCGCACGAGCCTGACCGAGGAGGAGATCGGCGAGTATTCCGGCCAGACCAAGGAGGTTAAGCCGGTGACGATCGCCACGTATCAGATCCTCACCGCGCGGCGGAAGGGCGAATATGCCCACCTCGCGCTCCTGGACGCGATGGACTGGGGCCTCGTGGTCTACGACGAGGTCCACCTGCTGCCCGCGCCCGTGTTTAAGCTCACGGCCGAGCTACAGGCGCGCCGCCGCCTGGGCCTGACCGCCACGCTTGTGCGCGAGGACGGCCGCGAGGGCGATGTTTTCAGCCTGATCGGGCCCAAGCGTTTTGATGCACCGTGGAAGGAGATCGAGGCCCAGGGCTTTATCTCCCCCGCGGAGTGTTTTGAGGTGCGCGTGGATCTGCCGCACGGCGATCGCATGGCCTATGCCGCGGCCGCCGATGAGGACCGCTATCGGCTCGCGGCCACCGCGCAGGCAAAGCTCCCGATCGTGCGCCGCCTGCTCGAGCGTCACCGCGGCGAGCGCATCCTGATCATCGGCCAGTATTTGGATCAGATCGATGAGATCGCCGAGGCCCTGGGTGTGCCCCAGCTCACCGGTTCCACCGATGTAGACGAGCGCGAGCGCCTCTTTCAGGCGTTCCGCGTGGGCGAGATCGAGGTGCTGGTGGTCTCCAAGGTGGCCAATTTCTCGGTGGATCTCCCCGAGGCGAGCGTGGCCATTCAGGTCTCCGGTTCCTTTGGCTCGCGCCAGGAGGAGGCCCAGCGCCTGGGTCGCCTGTTGCGGCCCAAGGAATCGGGCAAAACCGCGCATTTTTATACCCTCGTGGCGCGGGATACCCTGGACCAGGATTTTGCGCTGAATCGCCAGCGGTTCCTCGCCGAGCAGGGCTATAGCTATACGATTCTGGACTCGGATTCGGCGGAGCTGGACGCGCCCCCGGTCGGGGCAGGGGACGACGCCGCCGCGCTTCTCCGATAA
- a CDS encoding PucR family transcriptional regulator encodes MAESTGGAAVTLAGVLRTVGQPLIRLVAPASTGHIPLASVAVVEAQELRSASLPGADALLVIGARESDLPALLPLVRPGTVVFMKLAEHADPAADPAIMALIRRRRLALVRVHPDAGWDQLTGILQRLLAENEGTRAESAERGDLFALAENIAAQVRGLVTIEDLGGDVLAYSRVTAGADELRISSILGRRGPADQMRRLSDEGVLSALAREGGVLRVPAAPELRREARLAAGIFHDGEHLGNLWVQRGSEEFSADAETLVPGAARLAAEIMRGRVAVAPREDRLVLLGLGLGAPGEAPSITESYALAAQVNPRAGEMLAVVGFEWLPPGAAPGEDDPGEILTEIARYLRLHAASFRRPLPLARHGRRLYGVLATAAIPHLERWASVAIEDSRGRFGPGLRAGLAEAPEDIPTLPAARISVDHLLDTLRSDSRRPDPRHPSVVTLAGLRSEVLLGEIIDLVAAKPALRDPRLHLLHKHDAGGDGALVPTLRAYLDAFSDVRTAASALGIHPNTLRYRLGRIADISGLDLGDPATRVMLAVLLRVEG; translated from the coding sequence ATGGCGGAATCAACCGGGGGCGCGGCGGTCACGCTTGCGGGGGTGCTGCGCACGGTGGGCCAGCCGCTGATCCGCCTCGTGGCCCCCGCCTCCACGGGGCATATCCCGCTCGCCTCGGTCGCGGTGGTGGAGGCCCAGGAGCTGCGCTCCGCGAGCCTGCCCGGCGCCGATGCGCTCCTTGTGATCGGCGCCCGCGAAAGCGACCTGCCCGCGCTCCTGCCGCTTGTGCGCCCGGGCACCGTGGTCTTCATGAAGCTCGCCGAGCACGCCGATCCGGCCGCGGATCCCGCGATTATGGCCCTGATCCGCCGCCGCCGGTTGGCCCTGGTGCGGGTGCACCCCGATGCGGGCTGGGATCAGCTCACGGGCATCCTGCAGCGCCTGCTTGCCGAAAACGAGGGCACCCGGGCCGAGAGTGCTGAACGCGGCGACCTCTTTGCCCTCGCCGAGAATATTGCCGCGCAGGTGCGCGGCCTGGTAACCATCGAGGACCTGGGCGGGGACGTGCTGGCCTATTCCCGGGTCACGGCGGGCGCGGATGAACTCCGAATCTCCTCGATTCTCGGCCGCCGCGGGCCCGCCGATCAGATGCGGCGGCTCAGCGATGAGGGTGTGCTCTCGGCGCTGGCCCGCGAGGGCGGGGTGCTGCGGGTGCCCGCCGCCCCCGAGCTGCGCCGCGAGGCCCGGCTCGCCGCGGGGATCTTCCACGACGGCGAGCACCTCGGCAACCTCTGGGTGCAGCGCGGCAGCGAGGAGTTTTCCGCGGATGCCGAGACCCTGGTGCCCGGGGCCGCGCGGCTCGCGGCCGAGATTATGCGCGGCCGGGTGGCCGTGGCCCCGCGCGAGGACAGGCTGGTACTGCTGGGCCTGGGGCTCGGCGCCCCGGGCGAGGCCCCGAGCATCACCGAGAGCTATGCGCTGGCCGCGCAGGTAAATCCGCGGGCGGGCGAGATGCTCGCGGTGGTGGGCTTTGAGTGGCTGCCACCCGGAGCGGCGCCCGGGGAGGACGATCCGGGCGAGATCCTCACGGAGATTGCCCGCTATCTGCGGTTGCATGCCGCGAGCTTCCGGCGGCCCCTGCCGCTGGCCCGGCACGGCCGACGCCTCTATGGTGTGCTCGCAACGGCGGCGATACCGCACCTGGAGCGCTGGGCGAGCGTGGCGATCGAGGACTCCCGCGGGCGCTTTGGCCCCGGGCTGCGCGCGGGCCTCGCGGAGGCGCCGGAGGATATTCCCACGCTCCCCGCGGCGCGAATCTCCGTGGATCACCTGCTGGATACCCTGCGCAGCGATTCCCGGCGTCCCGATCCGCGCCATCCGAGTGTGGTGACCCTCGCGGGCCTGCGCTCCGAGGTATTGCTCGGCGAGATCATCGACCTGGTGGCGGCCAAACCCGCGCTGCGTGATCCGCGCCTGCACCTCCTGCACAAACACGACGCGGGCGGGGACGGGGCGCTGGTGCCCACGCTGCGCGCGTATCTGGATGCGTTCTCCGATGTCCGCACCGCGGCATCGGCGCTGGGGATTCATCCCAATACCCTGCGCTATCGGCTGGGAAGGATCGCCGATATCAGCGGGCTGGACCTCGGCGATCCGGCCACCCGGGTGATGCTCGCGGTGCTGCTGCGGGTCGAGGGCTAG
- a CDS encoding sensor histidine kinase translates to MHDSISEWWNTVSLRSKITGVTVLVLAFGILVAGIGTMAMLKPAVQGQLDAKLKATAESYLNNNKVIRPTASSGVAGSGSGNDYYTAVFEPTRGVFLTSNWMEKPAGQRPQIPATLVISDAVGSAGIPFSVDSVDGNTHFRAVLLRATISNYDEPGVLMVAVSTAETEKFIAMYLTIFFGLGLGVILFGAALTRLLVTSTFTPLREVEHMAAAIAEGDFSQRLAVSTPNTEVGRLNRSLNTMLNRIDRAFSDRAKTIGQMRRFVGDASHELRTPLVTVRGYAELYRMGALQTDEDVAQAMERIEKEAIRMGTLVEDLLELARLDETKPLNLAVIDLAAIARDSVMDARAASPGRTVNVVIDHPEPVAPAVPAAPEAADTGEATAIPPRPPLPPNHDALGGHPPLTRPPATDEIPGVGVEPAAAKPGARGAGRGRGARDQAGAEATPSGAIALVSRLRGRRPRRASERGAAAELPPTPIASTTPRVPTLEVPAMVLAEENKIRQVVTNLIGNALRFTPVECPIEIGVSANPETGEATIAVIDHGEGVPEQIREKIFQRFWRADTSRARETGGSGLGLAIVSSIITAHRGSVTVGETPGGGATFRVRLPLIAATPEAPEADAEPGA, encoded by the coding sequence ATGCATGACTCGATCAGCGAGTGGTGGAATACCGTCTCGCTTCGGTCGAAGATCACCGGCGTCACCGTCCTGGTCTTGGCCTTTGGAATTCTCGTCGCGGGCATCGGCACGATGGCGATGCTCAAGCCTGCCGTGCAGGGCCAGCTCGACGCGAAACTTAAGGCCACCGCCGAGAGCTACCTGAATAATAATAAGGTCATCCGGCCCACCGCCTCGAGCGGTGTGGCCGGCTCGGGCTCCGGTAACGACTATTACACCGCTGTATTTGAGCCCACGCGCGGGGTATTCCTCACCTCCAACTGGATGGAAAAGCCCGCGGGTCAGCGACCACAAATCCCCGCCACCCTGGTCATCTCCGATGCCGTGGGCAGTGCGGGCATCCCCTTCTCCGTGGATAGCGTGGACGGCAATACCCATTTCCGGGCCGTGCTGCTGCGCGCCACCATCTCCAATTACGATGAGCCCGGCGTGCTGATGGTGGCCGTCTCCACGGCGGAGACCGAAAAATTCATCGCGATGTATCTCACGATTTTCTTCGGCCTGGGCCTGGGCGTCATTCTTTTTGGCGCCGCCCTCACCCGCCTGCTGGTCACCAGCACCTTCACTCCCCTGCGCGAGGTGGAGCATATGGCCGCGGCCATCGCCGAGGGCGATTTCAGCCAGCGGCTTGCCGTCTCCACGCCCAATACCGAGGTGGGCAGGCTAAACCGCTCGCTCAACACCATGCTGAACCGCATCGATCGGGCCTTCTCCGATCGGGCCAAAACCATCGGCCAGATGCGGCGCTTTGTGGGCGATGCCAGCCACGAGCTGCGCACCCCCCTGGTCACCGTGCGCGGCTATGCCGAGCTCTACCGGATGGGCGCCCTGCAAACCGATGAGGACGTGGCGCAGGCCATGGAGCGCATCGAGAAGGAGGCGATCCGGATGGGCACCCTCGTGGAGGACCTCCTGGAACTCGCCCGCCTGGACGAAACCAAGCCGCTGAACCTCGCCGTAATCGACCTGGCCGCAATCGCGCGCGATTCCGTCATGGACGCGCGCGCCGCCTCCCCCGGGCGCACCGTTAACGTGGTGATCGACCACCCCGAGCCCGTTGCCCCCGCCGTGCCTGCCGCGCCCGAGGCGGCGGATACCGGCGAGGCCACCGCGATTCCCCCGCGCCCGCCGCTTCCCCCCAATCACGATGCGCTGGGCGGCCACCCGCCACTCACGCGCCCGCCCGCTACCGATGAAATCCCCGGCGTGGGCGTTGAGCCCGCCGCCGCGAAGCCGGGTGCGCGCGGGGCCGGCCGCGGCCGCGGCGCACGCGATCAGGCCGGCGCCGAGGCCACGCCCAGCGGGGCAATAGCGCTGGTTTCCCGGCTGCGCGGACGCCGACCCCGCCGCGCGAGCGAGCGCGGGGCCGCCGCGGAGCTGCCGCCCACGCCCATCGCCTCCACGACCCCCCGCGTTCCCACGCTGGAGGTCCCCGCGATGGTCCTGGCCGAGGAAAATAAGATTCGCCAGGTGGTCACCAACCTGATCGGTAACGCGCTGCGCTTTACCCCCGTGGAGTGCCCCATCGAGATTGGCGTCTCCGCCAATCCCGAGACCGGCGAGGCCACGATCGCCGTGATTGACCACGGCGAGGGTGTCCCCGAGCAGATCCGCGAGAAGATCTTCCAGCGCTTCTGGCGCGCCGATACCTCGCGTGCGCGGGAGACCGGCGGCAGCGGCCTGGGCCTGGCGATCGTCTCCTCGATCATCACGGCCCACCGCGGCTCGGTCACCGTGGGAGAGACCCCGGGTGGCGGCGCCACGTTCCGGGTGCGGCTGCCGCTGATTGCCGCGACCCCCGAGGCTCCCGAAGCGGACGCGGAGCCCGGGGCCTAG
- a CDS encoding response regulator transcription factor, protein MTGPRILIVDDEPNIRDLLTTSLRFAGFAVRAVGNGAQAISAVLEEEPDLIILDVMLPDMNGFGVTKRLRAAGYTAPILFLTAKDDTEDKITGLTVGGDDYVTKPFSLDEIVARIKAILRRTMQADEDAIIRTGELTMDQDTHEVLVGETPIELSPTEFKLLRYLMLNPNRVLSKAQILDHVWEYDFNGDAGIVESYISYLRRKLDQYSSEPLIQTKRGFGYMLKTSKA, encoded by the coding sequence ATGACCGGACCAAGAATTCTCATTGTCGACGATGAACCCAATATTCGCGACCTGCTGACCACAAGCCTGCGCTTTGCCGGCTTTGCGGTACGTGCGGTGGGAAATGGCGCACAGGCCATCTCCGCCGTCCTGGAAGAAGAACCAGACCTCATCATCCTCGATGTCATGCTCCCCGATATGAACGGCTTCGGCGTCACCAAGCGCCTGCGGGCCGCGGGCTATACCGCCCCCATCCTGTTCCTCACCGCGAAGGACGATACCGAGGATAAAATCACGGGCCTCACGGTGGGCGGCGACGACTATGTCACCAAGCCCTTCAGCCTCGATGAGATCGTCGCCCGCATTAAGGCCATCCTGCGCCGCACGATGCAGGCCGATGAGGACGCCATCATCCGCACCGGCGAGCTCACCATGGACCAGGACACCCACGAGGTTCTGGTCGGCGAGACCCCGATCGAGCTGAGCCCCACCGAGTTTAAGCTCCTGCGCTATCTGATGCTCAACCCCAACCGGGTGCTCAGCAAGGCGCAGATTCTTGACCACGTGTGGGAGTACGATTTTAACGGCGACGCCGGCATCGTGGAGAGCTATATCTCCTATCTGCGCCGCAAGCTCGATCAGTACTCGTCCGAGCCCCTCATCCAGACCAAGCGTGGCTTTGGATATATGCTCAAGACCTCGAAGGCGTAG